The Pseudoxanthomonas sp. CF385 sequence AGTTGTCGTCGGGATCGAATTCGTTGTCGGGATGCATGGCGATACGCGTGCGGCAGGGAACGGGTGTGATGGTACGCGTTGCCGGCGGCGGCGGCGTGGCCGGCGGACCGGCGGCGTGGTGTTCGCGGGCCCGGCGTTCTATCGTGGCACCGCCGGCGCGGGCCGGCCTGCCGGAGCCGGCGATGTTCAACCCACGTGCCGTGGCCAGGACGGTGCCGATCGGCGACGGACGCCACTGTGTCGTCATCGACGATGCGCTGGTCGGCCCGGAGCGCCTGCCCGCCTTCGCGCACGCCTACCGGGAGGACTTCGAACAGGCGCATGCGAACCAGTTCCCGGGCGTGCAGCTGCGCCTGCCCGACGAGTTCACCGGCCTGCTGGACGACGTCTTCCGCGAGCACGCCCGGCGCCCGCTCGGTGCGCGGCGCACGCTGTTCGGCGCGAGCCGGCTTTCGCTGTACACCTCGTCGCCTCAGGCCCTCGCGCCCCCTCACTGGAGTCCGCGGCGCATCCGTGCGTTCGAACCCGGCCACTGCATCGTGCTGGCGGAGCTGTTCCTGTTCCGGGACGAAGCGTTGGGTGGCCTGCGGTTCTTCGTGCCGCGGGTGTCGCCGCAACAGATCGAGCGGATGGAGCACGACGCCGAAGCGCTGGCGCCGGACGAGTTCTCGCACCGCCATGGCGTGAGCGCCGGTTATCCGCACGGCGCCAGCGCCAACTTCGCCGACGCGCTGAACGTGCCGGCGCGCTGGAACCGCCTGGTTTTCCATGACGGCGCCAGTTTCCACGCCCCGGACATCGCGGAGCCCGCGCGGCTGGCGGCCGATCCGCGCACCGGCCGCCTCAGCCTGACGGCCGCATTCACCTGCAGCCGTCCGCGCGTGGCGTGGTGATGCCGCGCTTCGGGTATTCTTGCGCTCCCGAAGCACGCACGACGCACCGCCATGTCCGACACGCCTCCCGACCGCCTGTCCTCCGATCCGCGCAGCCCGTTCCACAACGCCGAGGCGATGGACCGCGGCGTGGGCATCCGCTTCAACGGCGTGGAGCGCGACAACGTCGAGGAATACTGCATCAGCGAAGGCTGGGTGCGCGTGCCGGTCGGCAAGTCGAAGGACCGTCGGGGCAACCCGATGACGATGAAGGTCAAGGGCACCGTGGAAGCCTGGTTCCGCTCGCCTTCGGCCGAGTAACCGCGGTCACGCTGCCGGAACATCGGCCGCCACGGACCCGTGGCACAATCCCGGCCTGCCACGCACGCCGGGAGGGCGCATGAAGTTCCTGCTGATGGTCTACACGGACGATTCCCTGATCGAAGCGCTGCCCGACGGCGCGTTCGACCGGATGATGCACGGCTGCATCACCCACGCCGACGAACTGAAGGCCGGCGGCACGCTGATCGAATCGCAGCAGCTCGAACACGGCAGCAGCGCGCGTACCGTGCGCGTGCGCGACGGCAAGACCAGCGTCGTCGACGGCCCTTTCGCCGAGACCAAGGAAATCCTGGGCGGCTACAACCTGATCGAAGCCGACAGCCTCGAGGAGGCGGTCAGGATCGCGCAGGAATTCCCGTGGATCGGCACCGGCAGCATCGAGGTACGGCCGGTGCGCGATTTCGACGCGGTCCGCAGGCGCGTGGGCGCCTGATCCCGCCCTACTTCGCCTTCGCGCCACCGAGATGGCGTGAGAGGAAGCCCAGCAGCTGCGTGTAGTAGGTACGCCGATTGGCTTCGGCATAGAAGCCGTGGCCTTCGGTGCGCACGTACAGCGTCTCCACCGGCACGCCCGCCGCCTTCAGCGCCTTCTCCATCCGCTCGGTGTGCGCCTGCGGCGCGATCTCGTCCTTGCCGCCGGCCGCGAGGAACACCGGCACGCGGATCCTGGACGCGAGCGAGGTGGGCGAGATGTCGGCCAGGGCGGTACGGTCGTCGCCCACCCAGTCGTTCATGTAGTTGCCCAGCCACTTGGCGTTGCGCGACTTCTGCCGGTGCATCAGCTCCAGGTCGTAGACGCCCACGTAGCCTGCGGCGCAGCGGTACATGTCCGGCTCCTTGGCCACGCCCATCAGCGCGGCATAGCCGCCGTAACTGGCGCCGTACAGGCAGATGCGCTGCGGGTCGGCGATCTTCTGCTCGATCGCCCAGCGCGTGGCGTCGGTCAGGTCGTCCTGCATCGCACCGCCCCACTCGCGCGCGCCGGCCTGCATGTACGCACGCCCGTAATTGCCCGAGCCGCGGAAGTTCAGGCGCAGCACGGCATAGCCGGCGCGCGCGAGCATCTGCGCTTCGTCATCGATTTCCCAGCGGTCGAAGATGCCGATCGGCCCACCATGCGGCATGACCACCAGCGGCAGCGGACCCTGGCTGCCGCGGGGACGCGTCAGGT is a genomic window containing:
- a CDS encoding DUF6445 family protein, with translation MFNPRAVARTVPIGDGRHCVVIDDALVGPERLPAFAHAYREDFEQAHANQFPGVQLRLPDEFTGLLDDVFREHARRPLGARRTLFGASRLSLYTSSPQALAPPHWSPRRIRAFEPGHCIVLAELFLFRDEALGGLRFFVPRVSPQQIERMEHDAEALAPDEFSHRHGVSAGYPHGASANFADALNVPARWNRLVFHDGASFHAPDIAEPARLAADPRTGRLSLTAAFTCSRPRVAW
- a CDS encoding DUF3297 family protein → MSDTPPDRLSSDPRSPFHNAEAMDRGVGIRFNGVERDNVEEYCISEGWVRVPVGKSKDRRGNPMTMKVKGTVEAWFRSPSAE
- a CDS encoding YciI family protein translates to MKFLLMVYTDDSLIEALPDGAFDRMMHGCITHADELKAGGTLIESQQLEHGSSARTVRVRDGKTSVVDGPFAETKEILGGYNLIEADSLEEAVRIAQEFPWIGTGSIEVRPVRDFDAVRRRVGA